DNA from Kitasatospora herbaricolor:
CTGGCCCGCGCCGCCCTTGCCCCGACGGCGGCGCTTGCCGCCGGTGGAGCCGGCCTCGCCCGAGGTGCCCACCGGGCCGCCACCGCCACCGGGGGCGGTCGGCTGCTCCATGTGCACGATGACGCCGCGGCCGTTGCAGTGCACGCACGGCTCGGAGAAGGACTCCAGCAGGCCCTGGCCGACCCGCTTGCGGGTCATCTGGACCAGGCCCAGCGAGGTGACCTCGGCCACCTGGTGCTTGGTCCGGTCACGGCCCAGGCACTCCAGCAGACGGCGCAGCACCAGGTCCCGGTTGGACTCCAGCACCATGTCGATGAAGTCGATCACGATGATGCCGCCGAGGTCGCGCAGCCGCAGCTGACGCACGATCTCCTCGGCCGCCTCGATGTTGTTGCGGGTGACGGTCTCTTCGAGGTTGCCGCCCTGGCCGACGAACTTGCCGGTGTTGACGTCGACGACGATCATCGCCTCGGTCCGGTCGATCACCAGCGAACCGCCGCTGGGCAGCCAGACCTTGCGGTCCAGCGCCTTCATCAGCTGCTCGTCGATCCGGTACGTCGCGAAGACGTCCACGTCGGAGGTCCAGCGCTGGAGACGCTCGGCCAGGTCGGGGGCGACCCCGCCGACGTACTCGTGGATGGTCTTCCACGCCTCGTCGCCGGAGACGATGACCTTGGTGAAGTCCTCGTTGAAGATGTCGCGGACGACCCGGACGGTCATGTCCGGCTCGCCGTACAGCAGCGCCGGGGCGTTGCCGGTGGCGGCCTTCTTCTGGATCTCCTCCCACTGCGCCTGCAGGCGCTGCACGTCACGCGTCAGCTCGTCCTCGCTGGCGCCCTCGGCGGCGGTGCGCACGATGACGCCCGCGTCCTCGGGGACGATCCGCTTGAGGATCTGCTTCAGGCGGGCCCGCTCGTTCTCGGGCAGCTTGCGGCTGATCCCGGTCATCGAGCCCTCGGGGACGTACACCAGGTAGCGGCCCGGGAGGGAGATCTGGCTGGTCAGGCGCGCGCCCTTGTGGCCGATCGGGTCCTTGGAGACCTGCACCAGCACGGACTGGCCGGACTTCAGCACCGACTCGATCCGGCGCGGGCCGCCGTGGCCGCCCAGCGAACCGAAGTTGACCTCACCGGCGTACAGCACCGCGTTGCGGCCCTTGCCGATGTCGACGAAGGCGGCCTCCATCGACGGCAGCACGTTCTGGACCTTGCCCAGGTACACGTTGCCGACGTAGCTGGTGGCCTGCTCCTTGTTGACGTAGTGCTCGACCAGCACGCCGTCCTCCAGCACGCCGATCTGGGTGCGCAGGCCGTTCTGGCGCACGACCATCACGCGCTCGACCGACTCGCGGCGGGCCAGGAACTCGGCCTCGGTGATGATCGGCACCCGGCGGCGGCCCAGCTCGCGGCCCTCACGGCGGCGCTGCTTCTTCGCCTCCAGGCGGGTGGAGCCCTTGATGGACTGCACCTCGTCCGGGTCGAACGACGGCTCGGTGGAACGGCGGCGCGGCTCGCGGACCTTCACGACCGTGCGGACGCCGTCCTCGGCGGAGTCGCTCTCGGCCGGCTCGGCGCCGCTCTCGCCACTGCGGCGACGGCGACGACGACGGCGGCGCGAGGAGGCCAGGCCCGAGGCCAGGTCGTCGTCCTCGTCCTCCTCCTCGGCGACGGCCGGCTCCTCGGCGGGCTGCTCGGCGGCCTCCTGCGTCTCCGGCTCGAACTCCTCGGCCTCACCGCGGCGACGGCGACGGCCGCCCCGGCGGCGGCGGCGCGACGGACGGTCGTCCTCCCACTCGCTGTCCTGCTCGGGACCGGCGGTGACGGGCTCGGGCTCGACGGCCTGCGCCGGCGCGGGAGCCTCCACCGGCGCGGGGGCCGGCGCCGCCGGGGCGGCCTGCTGGACGGGCTGCTGGGCCTGCCGCTCGGCGGCGGCCGGGCGCTGGCGGGACGGCGTCTGCACCCGGACCTGGGTCCGGGTCCGGCGACGACGGCCGACGCCGCTGTACTCGAACTCGTCCTCGTCCTCGGCGGCCGGAGCGGCGACCGGGGCCTGCTTCGCGGCGGCGGCCGGGGCCTGCCTGGCGGCCGGGGCGGTCGCCGGGGCCGCGGCGGCGGGCGCGGCGGCCTGGGCCGGCGCGACGAACGGGGCGGGCTCCTGGAAGACCGGGGCCTGGAAGATCGCGGTGGACGGGCGCACGGCCCGGCGGCGGGCCCGCGGCGCGGGCCCGTCCTCGGCCGGCGGGGCCACCACGGGCGCGGGCTCGGCCACCGGGGCGGCGGCGACGGGCTCCTCGACGGGCTCCTCGACGACCTCTTCCTCGACCGGCTCCTCGACCGCGGCCGGGGTCTCCTCGACCACGGGGGCGCTCTCCACCACGCGACGGCGGCGGGGCCGGCGGGCGGGGGCGGCCGGGGCCTCCTCCACGGCGGGCTGCTCGGCGACAGGCTGCTCCACGACGGGCTCCGCGACCGGCTCCACCACGGGGGCGGCCTCGGCGGCGGGCGCCCCGGCGGGGGCCTCGGCGCGCTTGCGGGTCCGGCGGGCCCGGACCGGCTTCTCGGCGGGCGCGGCCTCGGCCGGCGCCTCGACGACCGGCTCTGCGACCGGCTCGGCGGCCTCGGCCACCGGTGTGACGATGATCTCGGCGGCCTCCGGCGCCCCGGCGGGGGCCTCGGCGCGCTTGCGGGTCCGGCGGGCCCGGACCGGCTTCTCGGCGGGCGCGGCCTCGGCCGGCGCCTCGACGACCGGCTCGGCGGCCGGAGCGGCGGCCTCGGCCACCGGAACCACGGTCTCGGCGCTCTCGCCGGCCGCGCTCTGCGGCGTACCCGCCGGGCGGGACACGGCACGGCGACGGCGCCGCGGCGGCGCCGCGGACGTACCCTCGGTGCCGGCTTCGTTGTCTCCCGCGGCAGCGGACTGCTGCGGATCGGTGTTATCGAGCATGCGGGTGGATCTCCCGTCAGGCCCCCGGGCTCCGCATCGGGCACGGTGCGGCACCGGTGGCCGGCCGGCATCCTCACGGATGCCCCTGCCGGACCTTCCTCGGTGCCACCGTGCGGACGCGAGGCCGCACAGGAACTCGTAGTCTCGCTCGGCGCCCCGCACAGTTGCGGGGTGTCGAAAGTCTTCTGGTCTGACCAGTCTTCTCAGGTGTTCCCAAGCTGCGCCGTCCCCCAACCCCGGGTGGCTCCCGGAAGGGGTCCTCGGGCCCGCCGACCATCGGGGTCGGCGGGCCGCAAGGGGCCGGCCTGTGCTTCGACGACGCTCGCTCCCCTGGGGAGCCGCGGGGGCCTGGAGCGCCAGACGGTCCAGTTGTCCTGGACCCGGCCTCCGCCCGCTAGGCGGACGCGGTTGCGCGCGGCCCGGCAGCCTCTACAGGGCCGGCCGGGGCCGCGGCGCGGTCGAGCGCCAGCGGGTCGGTCACCGTGCCGGTCTCCTCGTCGAGCGGCCCCTGCGCCAGCCTGGTCACCTCAGCGGGGACCGGCGGCGCCAGGTCGGCCGTCGCACGGAGACCGGACAAAACGTCGTCGGGTCGTACGGCGGGTGTGGCGTGTCGTACTACCAGGCGCAGTATCGCACAGGGACGGGCCGTCCGAACATCGGACTCCCCCTCCAAGTGCCCGTCCGGACCATTTCCCACCTGCGGCGCGACGATTTCGAGCGCCGCCACCGGGCCGCGCGCGTCGAAGCGGCGGACCCCGTTCTTGGTCAGGCGTTCGACCTCGACCTGCTCGGCGGCGAGGAACAGCGCGACCGCGCGGGCGGCCTCGTCCTGCTCCACCCCGTCCAGCCGGACCAGCCACTCGGAGGCCTCCAGGCGCTCCACGAAGTGCGGGGTGCGGACCTCGACGGCGTCGATGACGTCCAGCCCGGCCGGCAGCGACTCGTCGAGCTGCGCGCGCAGCGCCTCCGGGTCGCGGACGGCGGCCAGGCCGATCTCCAGGTACTCCGCCTCGCTGGCCACCCCGGTCGGGGCGGCGTTGGCGTACGAGACCTTGGGGTGCGGTGTGAAACCGGCCGAGTAGGCCATCGGGACGGCCGAGCGGCGCAGCGCGCGCTCGAAGGCGCGCTGGAAGTCACGGTGGCTGGTGAAGCGCAGCCGGCCGCGCTTGGTGTAGCGGAGACGGATGCGCTGCACCGTCGGCGCGGGCGGCGGACCGTCGGGCGTACGGCGTGCCAGGTCGCTCAGTCCTTAGTCAGTGTCCCCGTCCGGCCGCGCGCGCTGGCCCGGCCCGGACTCTGTCGTACCAAAGGGTACGCGCCCGGCGGGCCCTCGTGCTCCGCCCCTGGTCAGAAGCCTGACCGGGAGCGGCGCCGCAGGCCGGAGGCGGTCACCCGGTCAAGGAGCGCCGGACCTCCCGGATGGTCTCGCGCACCGAGCGCCGGACCTCCCGGATCGTCTCGCCCACCGTCCGCCGGGCCCGGCGGAGCTCCTCCTTGACCGGCCACCACACCTCGCGCCGGGCCCACCGGCACGGGCGCACCACCGCGAACCGCCAGATCCGTCCGCCCAGCCGCCAGGCCCGCAGCACGGCCCGGCCCAGCTCCCGCAGCAGCGGGAACAGCAGGACCCGCCAGAGCCACCCGAGCGGGACCAGCAGCAGGTGCTCAACCAGCCATATCAGCATGTCGGCCGCCGGACGCAGCACGTACCGTCCCAGCGCGGCCAGCGGGATCAGCACCAGGTACTCCACCAGCCGGGCGAACGCCGTCAGCAGCAGGCGGGCGAGCAGCACCAGTGCCCGGCCCAGCGCGACGTCCGCCGCGATCAGCCACCGCCCGGCCGGGGCCAGCACCGACCGGCCCAGCCATGCCACGGGCCGGACCAGCAGCAGGACGAACAGCCGGACCAGCAGCCGGGCCGTGGCCACCAGCAGCCGCGCCGCCAGCCCCACCGCGTCGACGGCCAGCCGGACCAGCCCGGCCCCGAGCCGGCGCAGGGCCGCCCCGGACGGGCGCAGCACGTACCGCCACAGCCAGCGGGCCGTGCGGACCACCAGCAGCTCGAACGAACTCCCCAGCAGCCGGCCCAGCGCCAGGCCGAACCGGCCGAGGGCCTTGCCGACCGGCACCAGCACCGCCCGCACCAGCCAGCCGGCGGGCAGCAGCACCACCAGGTCGAAGAGGCGCAGGAGCAGTTCGAAGGCACCCGCCACCAGCCGGACCAGCCCCAGCAGCAGCCACTCCGCGAACCGCCCGAGCGGGCGCAGCAGGAAGCGCCCGAGGAAGGTCAGCGCCGGCAGCAGCGCCGTCCGCCAGAGACCCGTGCAGAGCCGGAGCAGCAGGTGCGCCGCCAGCCGGCCGGCCCGGGCCAGTCCCCGGCCGAGCGGCGCCAGCAGGTGGCGGTGGAGCGCGACGAACGGCTGCACCAGCAGCCGGTACAGGCCCCGCCCCGCCGCCCGCCCGGTCCACCCGAGCGCCGCCCCGACCGGGCGGGCCACCAGGACGAGCAGTTCCCAGAGGAACCGCAGCGGCAGGATCACCGCGAACGCGAAGACCCGCACCGGCACCCGGACGACCGCCACCAGGCAACCGGCCTGCGCCGGCCGGTCGCCCTCCCCCGTGGCCGCCGGCCCGGCCGCGCCCTTCGCCAGGTCCGCCGCCGGTACCGGTCCCTCGGATCCAGTCATGCCCCGCCCGCCCCCCGTTGTCCGAACCGCCCGTCGTCCGGACCGCCCGTCGTCCGAACCGCCCGTCGTCCGCCGACAGGCCGTCAGCCCGGCGCGCGCCACGGTGGCTTCGAGAGGGTGATCGTAGTGCAGGGGGTCGTCACCGGGGCGTCCCGGAACGGCGGCAGGCCCCGTCGGGGAACGACGGGGCCTGCCGGGTCGGGCGGTGCTGCCTACTTGTTGACCACGGTCAGCGGCAGGAGCTTCACACCGGTCGGGCCGATCTGGATCTCGGTGCTCATCTGAGGACACACGCCACAGTCGAAGCACGGCGTCCAGCGGCAGTCGTCGACCTCGACCTCTTCGAGGGCGTCCTGCCAGTCCTCCCAGAGCCAGTCCTTGTCGAGGCCGCTGTCCAGGTGGTCCCAGGGCAGCACCTCCTCGTAGGTGCGCTCGCGGGTGGTGTACCAGTCGACGTCGACGCCGGTGCCGGCCAGGCCCTTCTCGGCGGAGGCCATCCAGCGGTCGTAGCTGAAGTGCTCGCGCCAGCCGTCGAAGCGGCCGCCGTCCTCGTAGACGGCGCGGATCACGGCGCCGATGCGGCGGTCGCCGCGTGAGAGCAGGCCCTCGACGATGCCGGGCTTGCCGTCGTGGTAGCGGTAGCCGATGTTCTTGCCGTACTTGCGGTCGCCGCGGATGGAGTCGCGCAGCTTGGTCAGCCGGGCGTCGGTGTCCTCGGCGGAGAGCTGCGGGGCCCACTGGAAGGGGGTGTGCGGCTTGGGAACGAACCCGCCGATGGAGACGGTGCAGCGGATGTCGTTCTGGCCGGTGACCTCGCGGCCCTTCTGGATGACGTTCTTCGCCATCTCGCCGATCTGCAGCACGTCCTCGTCGGTCTCGGTCGGCAGGCCGCACATGAAGTACAGCTTCACCTGGCGCCAGCCGTTGCCGTAGGCGGTGGAGACGGTGCGGATCAGGTCCTCCTCCGACACCATCTTGTTGATCACCTTGCGGATCCGCTCGCTGCCGCCCTCGGGGGCGAAGGTGAGGCCCGAGCGGCGGCCGTTGCGGGTCAGCTCGTTGGCGAGGTCGATGTTGAAGGCGTCGACGCGGGTGGACGGCAGCGACAGGCCGATCTTGTCCTCGGTGTAGCGGTCGGCCAGGCCCTTGGCGATGTCGCCGATCTCGGTGTGGTCGGCGCTCGACAGCGAGAGCAGGCCCACCTCCTCGAAACCGGTCGCCTTCAGCCCGCGCTCGACCATCTCGCCGATGCCGGTGATGCTTCGCTCCCGCACGGGGCGCGTGATCATGCCGGCCTGGCAGAAGCGACACCCTCGGGTGCAGCCTCGGAAGATCTCGACGGACATCCGCTCGTGCACCGTCTCGGCGAGCGGGACGAGCGGCTGCTTGGGGTAGGGCCACTCGTCGAGGTCCATGACGGTGTGCTTGGAGACCCGCCACGGCACGCCGGCCCGGTTGGGGACGACCCGGCCGATGCGGCCGTCCGGCAGGTACTCGACGTCGTAGAAGCGCGGCACGTAGAAGCCGCCGGTCTTCGCGAGGCGCAGCAGCACCTCGTCGCGGCCGCCGGGGCGCCCCTCGGCCTTCCAGGCCCGGATGATCTCGGTCATGTCGAGGACGGCCTGCTCGCCGTCGCCGACCACCGCGCAGTCGATGAAGTCCGCGATCGGCTCGGGGTTGAAGGCCGCGTGGCCGCCGGCGAGGACGATCGGGTCGTCGAGGGTGCGGTCCTTGGCCTCCAACGGGATGCCGGCGAGGTCGAGGGCGGTGAGCATGTTCGTGTAGCCGAGCTCGGTGGAGAAGGAGAGCCCGAACACGTCGAAGGCCTTGACCGGGCGGTGCGCGTCGACGGTGAACTGCGGCACCCGGTGCTCGCGCATCAGGGCTTCGAGGTCGGGCCAGACGCTGTAGGTCCGCTCGGCGAGGACGCCCTCGCGCTCGTTGAGCACCTCGTAAAGGATCATGACGCCCTGGTTCGGCAGGCCGACCTCGTAGGCGTCGGGGTACATCAGTGCCCAGCGGACGTCGCAGGCGTCCCAGTCCTTGACGGTCGAGTTGAGCTCGCCGCCGACGTACTGGATCGGCTTCTGGACGTGCGGGAGGAGGGCCTCCAGGCGTGGGAAGACCGATTCGACAGTCATGTAACTAGGAACCCTTACGACAGGAACTGGGGTGACCCTCAAGGGTAGCCGAACCGCCGGGGCGTCCGGACGGGACGATCTTCCGCCTCCCCCTCCCCCTCCGCCTCCCCCTCCGCCTCCGCGGCCTCGGCGCTGGCGGGGCTCCCGGCGCCGGCCGCCCGACCGGCCCGGCCGCTACCGCCCGAGCGGGATCGCCCGCAGGAACGGAGCCATCCGCCCGGCGAGTTGGTGCTCGCCCTCGGGCGTGGGGTGCAGTCCGTCCGCGTAGAGGCCGTCGGCGTCGGCGACCGGCAGCACGGTGAGGCCGTCCACCAGGTGCAGCCGCCGGTCCCCGAGCCCCTGGAGCACCCGGACGGCGTCGGCGGTCAGCTGCCGGATCCCGGCCAGGGTGACGCCGGCGGTGTTCACGACCTGCTCGCGCTCGACCGAGGGCAGGGCGGTGATCACCGCGATCGCGGTGTCCGGCTGGCCGTCGCGGACGGTCTCCACGAATCCGCAGAGCGCCGAACCCCAGCTGCGGGCGGTGAAGACCCCGCGGATGTAGGCGTTGGTGCCGATCTCCAGGGTGATCAGGTCGGCCGGGGTGTCCCGGACGGCGCGGGCCACCACCGGGTCGAGGTAGGCCTCGCCCGCGAAGCCCAGGTTGCGCAGGCGCCGACGCCGAACTGGACGTCCGGCTCTCCAAGTCGACCCTCTCCCACCATCTCAAGGTGCTGCGCGAGGCAGGGGTGACCTGGACCAGGATCGAGGGCACCAGGCGGCTGACGGGACTGCGCCGGGACGACCTGGACGCGCTGTTCCCCGGCCTGCTGCCGGCCGTCCTCGGCGCCGCGGCGCAGCCGGCCGGCGGCGGCCAGGACCGGCCCTAGGACCGCCGGTCCGGCGGATCCTGCCGGGCGCGGGACGCGGGGCGGCGGCGCTCGCGGTGGCGGGTGAGCAGCCAGAGCACCTGGGTGCCGCCCAGCACCAGCAGGACCAGTGCGGAGTCGAGCCGGCCGGTGAGCGGCCGGCCGGCGCCGAGGCCGGCCACGGCGCGGGCGAGCAGGGTGAGGTCGGCCGGGAGGGTGACGCAGAGCAGTCCGGCGAGGGCCGAGGCGCCCCCGAGGGCGAGCACCGCGCTGTAGGCCCGTACGACGCGGCGCTCCCCGGCAGGCAGGCCCCGGCCGGGGTCGGCGGGGCCCGGTCCGCTCCGGCGGCGCAGCCGGTGGCCGGCCAGCCGGGCGAGGTGGCGGGCGTACGCGGCGCCGTCCCCGTGCAGGTCTCGGCAGCGGGTGAGGTCCTGGAGGACGAAGTAGAGGTCGGTGCGCAGGAAGACCAGGGCCTGGAACGGGATCTGCAGCAGGGAGAGCAGCGCCAGCGCGGAGAGCGGCCGGGCCGGGCCGCCGGCGGGCGTCGCGGGCAGCGCCGCGGCGAGCAGCAGGGCGGCCGAGGCCACCGCGAGGTTGACCGCGATGCCGGCCAGGTAGGCGGTCAGCCGGTGGCGCCGGGGCGCGAGTTCGATGCCGCTGAGGTCCGTCTGCAGGACCAGGAACTGCATCCGGGTGCCGAAGCGGATCCGGGCCGGCACGCCGGTGGCGCGGGCCGCCGCGAGGTGTCCGGCCTCGTGCAGCAGGACGAGCAGCCAGGAGACCAGCAGGGCGGAGCCGAGGACCAGGCTGCCGTGCGGGCTCCACAGCAGGTCGCGGTAGCCGGGCAGCGGGCGCGGGCCGAGCAGCACGGCGGCGGCCGCGGCGGCGGTCAGCGCGCCGAGCAGTGCGGGGACGGCGGGGCTCAGCACCCAACGGACGTGCCGCGGGCGCAGCCGGGGCAGGGTCGGGCGCGGCGGGGCGGGGCCGCGGACGGGCCGGCCGTCGACTTCGCGGACGAATCCGAGGTCGAGCAGGGCGTGCACGAAGCCGGTCAGGTCGGGGCGCCGGCCGGTGCCGGTGGTGAGGGCGCGTTCGGTGTCGGCGAGGGTGCGGCCCTGTCCGAGCAGGCGCAGGGCCTGTTCGCCGGTGTCGGGCAGGGCGACCACCACGCCGGTGTCGAGCCGGCCGACGAGCCAGTCGGCGCTCTCCCGGCGGGTGGTGAGCCGGTGCAGGCGCAAGGTGCTGGTGGGGGCGAGGGGGCTCGTGCTGGTGGCGGCGAGCGTGCTGGCGGGCGTGATCGTGGTCGCGGGGGTGATCGTGGTCGCGGGCGGCCGGCCCCGCGGGGCCGGGCCGTGCGGGGTGCTCACCGGCCCGGGCCCGGCGGCCGGTCCCCGCAGGCGGGGCAGTCGGGGCGGCGCGGGGCGTCCTCCAGCACGGGTTCGCCGGGCAGCATCAGGTTGATCCCGAAGCGGCGGCCGGGCACCGGCCGGGGAACGCCGGTGAGCAGGGAGAGGGCGGCGTGGGCCATCAGGGCGCCGGAGAGTCCGGCGGTGACGGCGTTGACCGGGTTCCAGGGGGTGGCGGGCAGGGCGGGGGTGTCGGTGCCGGGGGCGAGTCCGAGGTCGCGGCCCTCCCGCTCGGCGGTGTGCAGGCACTCCCAGCAGGCGCCGTCACCGGGCCGGTAAAGACCCGCCGTGGCCAGCGGGCCGTGGTAGCCGCCGTCCACCCAGGGGACGCCGGTGGCCAGGCAGGCCTGGTTCGCCCAGCGGCGGATGCCGGCGGGCCGGTCGGCGCAGAGGGCCAGCAGGCCGTAGCCGGCTCGGCCGGCGCCGAGCAGGTCGGTGAGGTCGCCGGGGCCGGTGATCCGGCGGTGCTCGGCGGTGACGGTGATGTCGGTGTTGGCCGCGCGCAGCCGGACGGCCGCCGCCTCGGCCTTGGGTCTGCCGAGGTCGGACTCGGTGAAGAGGGTCTGCCGGTTGAGGTTGGAGAGGTCCACGGTGTCGAAGTCGACGCAGTGCAGCCGGCCGACGCCGGACGCGGCGAGGGCCAGGGCGAGGGTGCCGCCGGTGCCGCCGAGGCCGATGACGAGGACGGCGGCGTCCCGGAGCAGCAGTTGGACGTCCCAGCTGCTGCTCCGGGGCGTGGTGTCCATCCAGCGGAGCAGGCCGACGCCACGGCTGTAGCGCTCCCGCTCCCGGCGGCTGAGGGCGGGCGGGGGCGGGGCGTCGGCCTCCTCCAGGAAGCCGGCTTCGGTCAACATGGCCAGGGCGTCGACGACTTGGACGAATCCGACGGCAGGGTGCCGGGCGCTGACGGCTTGCGCGATCTCGTCGGGCGGGCGGGTGCCGTCGGTCAGCGTGGTGAGGGTCCAGACCCAGCCGGCCGGGTCCTCGATCTCCGCGCCGATCCCGTGCACCAGTCCGCCGATCCGGACGTTCCCCGCGGTGGTGCGATAGGCGGTGTGCTCGGGTTTGATCCGTGGCCGTCGCATTGGCTTCACCTCTGGCATTTCCCCAACGTCCCTTCCGGTCAGCCCTGTTGACATGCTCTTCCGGGGCGTGCGGTACTGGCAAGGCCGTCCGGGCCCGCAGGCCGGCCGGCGACCTGAGGCACCGCCGAGTCCCGGGAGCAAAGATGACGGAACAGCCCGACCAACCCGCCGCACCGAGAGAGTTCGGGCCGGAGGCGGACGAACCCGCGGGTGCGCCGGTGGCGATCGTGATCCGCCGTCTGGAGAAGAAGGAGACCACCAACGCGAGCAATTCCACCGGCAACTGAGCCGGTGAACCGGCCGCGCGGGCACCGCCGGGCGCGGCCGGGCCCGCGCGGCGATGTCGTGCGGGCGGCCGGCGGGCCGTGCGCGCCCGTCCCCGGGAGAGTCATGAGCCACACCGACCGGCCGGCCCGCCCGCGGCCCGGCGCCGACCGCTTTCCGACCGTCGCCCAGGCGGTGGCGGCCGCCCGCCGGCTGGTCCGGCACCACCCCGGTCGATGCCGGCTGCGCCAGGTCGGGGTGTCCCGCGGCGGCCGGCCGCTGGTGCTGCTGTCGGTCGGCCACGGGCCCCGGCACGTCCTGGTGGTCGGCGGGCCGCACCCCAACGAGCCGTCCGGGGTGGCGGGCGCGCTGCGGATCGCCCGGGAGGTGCTGGGGCGGCCGGAGCTGGCCGACCGTCCGGGGGTCGGCTGGAGCTTCCTGCTCTGCCTGGACCCGGACGGCGCGGCGCTGAACGAGGGCTGGCTGCACGGCCCGCCGACGATGGCCAGGCATTTCGAGCACTTCCACCGGCCCGCCTTCGAGGAGCAGCCGGAATGGCTGCCGCCGGCCGGTTCGGGCCGGGAGGCGATGCCGGAGACCGCCGCGCTACTGCGGGTGATCGACGAGTTGCGGCCCTTCCTGCAGGTCTCGCTGCACGGGGTGGACTTCGGCGGCACCTTCCTCCAGCTGACCCGGGAGGTGCCCGGGCTGGCGGCCCGCTTCGCCGGTTCGGCGGCCCTGGCGGGCGTCCCGCTGGACGTGGGGACGTACGACGCCCTCGGCTGGCCCAGCCCCGCGCCGGGGACGTACCTGATGCCGCCGGGAGGCCGGGGCGGCCCCTCCCCGCTGCCGGACGACCCCGCCCGGTCGACCTGGTCCTACCCTGGACGGTACGGCGGCGTCACCGCGCTGCTGGAGGCGCCGATGTGGGCCGTGGACGCGGTCGGGGACGGTGCGCGGCACGCCGATCCCCGGCGGGCGGTGCACTCGGCCGCCCGGTCGCTGCTGGACGGCACGGAGGAGCTGGCCGGGCTGCTGGAGCGGGTCCGGCGGTGCACCGCGGAGCCGGACGGGCCCGCCGTGCGGTTCGTGGAGTTCAATCTCGGCGTCTGCCCGGGGATGGCCGAGGAGTGGCGGGCCGTGGTGGACACCGGGGCCGGGGTCTCGGTGTCGCGGGTGACCGGGCTGGAGATCGTGGCCGAGCGGATTCCGCTACGGATCTCCGCGGCGCTGCTGCGGCTGCTGGCGGCGGCCGGCGGTGCGGGGGCCGAGCGGCTGCGGGCCCGGGTCAGGCAGCTGGTGGAGGAGCGCTGCAAGCTGCTGCGGTCGGGCTTCGGGGCCCGCTGGGTGCCGGTGCGTGACCAGGTGGACCACCACGCCCGGAGCGCGGTCGCGGCCTTCGAGTGCCTGGTCTGAACCGGGCGGCTCCCGGCCCCGCCGGAGCCCCGCGGCGCCCCTGGGCGGGAGCGGCTCGGGACCGGGCCGGACAGCGGAAGGCGCCGCCGGCCCGAACCGGGCCGGCGGCGCCGCGCGGGGGTCAGACCCCTATCGGCCGCTGGCTGTGCAC
Protein-coding regions in this window:
- a CDS encoding HesA/MoeB/ThiF family protein, translating into MRRPRIKPEHTAYRTTAGNVRIGGLVHGIGAEIEDPAGWVWTLTTLTDGTRPPDEIAQAVSARHPAVGFVQVVDALAMLTEAGFLEEADAPPPPALSRRERERYSRGVGLLRWMDTTPRSSSWDVQLLLRDAAVLVIGLGGTGGTLALALAASGVGRLHCVDFDTVDLSNLNRQTLFTESDLGRPKAEAAAVRLRAANTDITVTAEHRRITGPGDLTDLLGAGRAGYGLLALCADRPAGIRRWANQACLATGVPWVDGGYHGPLATAGLYRPGDGACWECLHTAEREGRDLGLAPGTDTPALPATPWNPVNAVTAGLSGALMAHAALSLLTGVPRPVPGRRFGINLMLPGEPVLEDAPRRPDCPACGDRPPGPGR
- a CDS encoding TIGR03960 family B12-binding radical SAM protein — translated: MTVESVFPRLEALLPHVQKPIQYVGGELNSTVKDWDACDVRWALMYPDAYEVGLPNQGVMILYEVLNEREGVLAERTYSVWPDLEALMREHRVPQFTVDAHRPVKAFDVFGLSFSTELGYTNMLTALDLAGIPLEAKDRTLDDPIVLAGGHAAFNPEPIADFIDCAVVGDGEQAVLDMTEIIRAWKAEGRPGGRDEVLLRLAKTGGFYVPRFYDVEYLPDGRIGRVVPNRAGVPWRVSKHTVMDLDEWPYPKQPLVPLAETVHERMSVEIFRGCTRGCRFCQAGMITRPVRERSITGIGEMVERGLKATGFEEVGLLSLSSADHTEIGDIAKGLADRYTEDKIGLSLPSTRVDAFNIDLANELTRNGRRSGLTFAPEGGSERIRKVINKMVSEEDLIRTVSTAYGNGWRQVKLYFMCGLPTETDEDVLQIGEMAKNVIQKGREVTGQNDIRCTVSIGGFVPKPHTPFQWAPQLSAEDTDARLTKLRDSIRGDRKYGKNIGYRYHDGKPGIVEGLLSRGDRRIGAVIRAVYEDGGRFDGWREHFSYDRWMASAEKGLAGTGVDVDWYTTRERTYEEVLPWDHLDSGLDKDWLWEDWQDALEEVEVDDCRWTPCFDCGVCPQMSTEIQIGPTGVKLLPLTVVNK
- a CDS encoding TIGR03936 family radical SAM-associated protein — translated: MQRIRLRYTKRGRLRFTSHRDFQRAFERALRRSAVPMAYSAGFTPHPKVSYANAAPTGVASEAEYLEIGLAAVRDPEALRAQLDESLPAGLDVIDAVEVRTPHFVERLEASEWLVRLDGVEQDEAARAVALFLAAEQVEVERLTKNGVRRFDARGPVAALEIVAPQVGNGPDGHLEGESDVRTARPCAILRLVVRHATPAVRPDDVLSGLRATADLAPPVPAEVTRLAQGPLDEETGTVTDPLALDRAAAPAGPVEAAGPRATASA
- a CDS encoding Rne/Rng family ribonuclease, producing MLDNTDPQQSAAAGDNEAGTEGTSAAPPRRRRRAVSRPAGTPQSAAGESAETVVPVAEAAAPAAEPVVEAPAEAAPAEKPVRARRTRKRAEAPAGAPEAAEIIVTPVAEAAEPVAEPVVEAPAEAAPAEKPVRARRTRKRAEAPAGAPAAEAAPVVEPVAEPVVEQPVAEQPAVEEAPAAPARRPRRRRVVESAPVVEETPAAVEEPVEEEVVEEPVEEPVAAAPVAEPAPVVAPPAEDGPAPRARRRAVRPSTAIFQAPVFQEPAPFVAPAQAAAPAAAAPATAPAARQAPAAAAKQAPVAAPAAEDEDEFEYSGVGRRRRTRTQVRVQTPSRQRPAAAERQAQQPVQQAAPAAPAPAPVEAPAPAQAVEPEPVTAGPEQDSEWEDDRPSRRRRRGGRRRRRGEAEEFEPETQEAAEQPAEEPAVAEEEDEDDDLASGLASSRRRRRRRRRSGESGAEPAESDSAEDGVRTVVKVREPRRRSTEPSFDPDEVQSIKGSTRLEAKKQRRREGRELGRRRVPIITEAEFLARRESVERVMVVRQNGLRTQIGVLEDGVLVEHYVNKEQATSYVGNVYLGKVQNVLPSMEAAFVDIGKGRNAVLYAGEVNFGSLGGHGGPRRIESVLKSGQSVLVQVSKDPIGHKGARLTSQISLPGRYLVYVPEGSMTGISRKLPENERARLKQILKRIVPEDAGVIVRTAAEGASEDELTRDVQRLQAQWEEIQKKAATGNAPALLYGEPDMTVRVVRDIFNEDFTKVIVSGDEAWKTIHEYVGGVAPDLAERLQRWTSDVDVFATYRIDEQLMKALDRKVWLPSGGSLVIDRTEAMIVVDVNTGKFVGQGGNLEETVTRNNIEAAEEIVRQLRLRDLGGIIVIDFIDMVLESNRDLVLRRLLECLGRDRTKHQVAEVTSLGLVQMTRKRVGQGLLESFSEPCVHCNGRGVIVHMEQPTAPGGGGGPVGTSGEAGSTGGKRRRRGKGGAGQEEPQPHLLDEETADEGADHDHEHEEFEIISGGEQLVIDVPQGPTAEVAEPAAPVEAEPAAPERPSLVEIPATPVAGGRTRRRAVRKATAPAGAPAEAEIVVLQARADAAMEAALAAAETAPQAEPEAPAAPVEPEPVAEAPVEVPAEPVEAAEAEEEPAPKKRAPRKAAAKKTAAKKTTTAAAKKTTARKTATKRTSAAAKKAAAAEGDSAAE
- a CDS encoding M14 family zinc carboxypeptidase, with product MSHTDRPARPRPGADRFPTVAQAVAAARRLVRHHPGRCRLRQVGVSRGGRPLVLLSVGHGPRHVLVVGGPHPNEPSGVAGALRIAREVLGRPELADRPGVGWSFLLCLDPDGAALNEGWLHGPPTMARHFEHFHRPAFEEQPEWLPPAGSGREAMPETAALLRVIDELRPFLQVSLHGVDFGGTFLQLTREVPGLAARFAGSAALAGVPLDVGTYDALGWPSPAPGTYLMPPGGRGGPSPLPDDPARSTWSYPGRYGGVTALLEAPMWAVDAVGDGARHADPRRAVHSAARSLLDGTEELAGLLERVRRCTAEPDGPAVRFVEFNLGVCPGMAEEWRAVVDTGAGVSVSRVTGLEIVAERIPLRISAALLRLLAAAGGAGAERLRARVRQLVEERCKLLRSGFGARWVPVRDQVDHHARSAVAAFECLV